Below is a genomic region from Streptomyces sp. RPA4-2.
AGCGTTCGCCGTCCACGAGACGCGGGGCGGGTCCGAAACGCTCCCGCTCGGCGGCGGTCGGCTCGACCGCCTCGCACCGGCCCACGATCTGCACGGACCACAGGCTCTCACCGGGCCGCGCCGAACCCAGGTTGTCGGTGCCGTAGGCGATGACGCCCCCGGCGCACGCCTGGTGGCTTCCACAGCCCCGGTGCATCCGCAGCAGCACGCGCCCCTCCACCACGATGTGGCGGGCCGACGCGAGCAGGGGCAGCGCGTGCCGACTGGCGGCGACGCGACCGTGATCGGTGCGGCGCATCAGGTCCACGGCGAGCTGTTCGTCGGTGGGCATCCTTCAAATCTTCGGCATCCGAACAGCCCGGACAAGAGCCGCCCGTCCCGGGGAAAGGGGCCATAGGTCCCGGATGAACCCGCGGGCCCCGCTCCCGCGCCGACCCGGGTTCGTCAGCGGCGCTGCTTCTCCGCCTGGATGCGTGCCACATAGGCGGCCGCCTGGGAGCGCCGCTCCATGCCCAGCTTGGACAGCAGGCTCGACACATAGTTCTTGATCGTCTTCTCGGCGAGATGCAGCCGCTCGCCTATCGCGCGGTTGGTCAGCCCCTCGCCGATCAGGTCGAGGATCCTGCGTTCCTGCTCGGTGAGGTGCGCGAGCCGGTCGTCGCCGCGGGGGCCGCCGTCGCGCAGCCGCTCCAGGACCCGGGCCGTGGCCTCCGGGTCGAGCAGGGACTTCCCGGCCGCGACATCGCGCACGGCCGCCAGCAGTTCACCGCCGCGGATCGCCTTGAGTACATAGCCCGACGCACCCGCCATGATCGCTTCGAAAAGTGCCTCGTCATCGGCGTAGGAGGTCAGCATCAGGCATTTGATGGCCTCGTCGGCGGACCGGATCTCGCGGCAGACCTCCACGCCGCTGCCGTCCGGGAGCCGCACGTCGAGCACCGCGACGTCCGGGTGTGTGGCGGGAATCCGTACCAGCGCGTCGGCCGCCGTCCCGGCCTCGCCGACCACTTCGATGCCGTCCTCCACGGAGAGCAACTCGTGGACCCCGCGTCGCACCACCTCGTGGTCATCGACGAGAAATACGGTAATTTTTCCGTTTTCGGGCACAAAGTAAGTGTCACACACCACCCTCGGCCCGGTGGAGGTCCACTCTTCCCGTGCCCGGGGTGGCCGGGATAACGTGCCGGTGTTCCGGCCCCCTGCAAGGCTGCGACCAGTGCTGTGACCAGCAACTGTTCCCGACCCGCGCGAACTACTTGGAAATCCGACTAAAAAGTACTTGGAAATCCAAGCAAAAACGCAGGTCAGGAGGGGTTTCACAGAAATGTGGAGCACTGGGTAACGTGACCGATGCAGGGCGCTCGCCGGGGCACCTGTCACGCCTGTTCCGGCCGAGTGGCACCCACCCCGTGCACGGGTACTGGAACGGCGAGCCGCTCCCTCGAGCTCTCGACGAGCAAGAGGGAACCCAGCCACCCGGCAACCCCGGGGGCCGGACCGACGGAGGAGCACACGTGACCGTGGAGAGCACTGCCGCGCGCAAGCCGCGACGCAGCGCCGGTACGACCGCTGCGAAAAGCGGCGCCAGTACGGCCGGTTCAAAGACCGCCGCGAGCAGGACGGCAGCGAGCAAGGGCACCGGCGCGGCCGGCAAGAAGTCATCGGGTACTTCGGGCGCGGACCCCGAACTCGTCCAGCTGCTGACGCCGGAGGGCGAGCGGGTCGCGGACGCCACGTACGACCCGTACGTCGCCGACATCACCCCCGAGGAGCTGCGCGGCCTGTACCGGGACATGGTGCTGAGCCGCCGCTTCGACGCCGAGGCCACCTCTCTGCAGCGCCAGGGCGAGCTGGGCCTGTGGGCCTCGATGCTCGGCCAGGAGGCCGCCCAGATCGGTTCGGGCCGTGCCACCCGTGACGACGACTACGTCTTCCCGACCTACCGCGAGCACGGCGTCGCCTGGTGCCGCGGGGTCGACCCGACCAACCTGCTCGGCATGTTCAGGGGTGTGAACAACGGCGGCTGGGACCCGAACGGCAACAACTTCCACCTGTACACGATCGTCATCGGCTCGCAGACGCTGCACGCCACCGGCTATGCCATGGGCATCGCCAAGGACGGCGCCGACTCGGCCGTGATCGCGTACTTCGGTGACGGC
It encodes:
- a CDS encoding pyridoxamine 5'-phosphate oxidase family protein — translated: MPTDEQLAVDLMRRTDHGRVAASRHALPLLASARHIVVEGRVLLRMHRGCGSHQACAGGVIAYGTDNLGSARPGESLWSVQIVGRCEAVEPTAAERERFGPAPRLVDGERFDPVYLGVTPQFCTVHSTDDGPERQFQHIL
- a CDS encoding response regulator transcription factor, producing MPENGKITVFLVDDHEVVRRGVHELLSVEDGIEVVGEAGTAADALVRIPATHPDVAVLDVRLPDGSGVEVCREIRSADEAIKCLMLTSYADDEALFEAIMAGASGYVLKAIRGGELLAAVRDVAAGKSLLDPEATARVLERLRDGGPRGDDRLAHLTEQERRILDLIGEGLTNRAIGERLHLAEKTIKNYVSSLLSKLGMERRSQAAAYVARIQAEKQRR
- the pdhA gene encoding pyruvate dehydrogenase (acetyl-transferring) E1 component subunit alpha, coding for MTVESTAARKPRRSAGTTAAKSGASTAGSKTAASRTAASKGTGAAGKKSSGTSGADPELVQLLTPEGERVADATYDPYVADITPEELRGLYRDMVLSRRFDAEATSLQRQGELGLWASMLGQEAAQIGSGRATRDDDYVFPTYREHGVAWCRGVDPTNLLGMFRGVNNGGWDPNGNNFHLYTIVIGSQTLHATGYAMGIAKDGADSAVIAYFGDGASSQGDVLEAFNFGAVYNAPVVFFCQNNQWAISEPTERQMRVPLYQRAQGFGFPGVRVDGNDVLASLAVTRWALERARNGEGPTLVEAYTYRMGAHTTSDDPTKYRADEEREAWEAKDPILRLRAYLEAAGHADEAFFAELETESEALGKRVREVVRAMPDPDKFAIFENVYADGHALVDEERAQFAAYQASFADEGEGK